In Stigmatopora nigra isolate UIUO_SnigA chromosome 5, RoL_Snig_1.1, whole genome shotgun sequence, the genomic window GAGATGTCAACGGCCGACTGAAAGCCTTCAACGCCACCATCGCCGCACTGGAGAAGAAACAGCGCGAGCAAGATGAAGCCCTGAAGGCCAGAAGGGAAGAAGAGTCCGATGACATCCATTCCCGCATCAACACGCTCCAGGAGAAAGTAGACGAAGTGCTTACAGGGACACCCCGAGTTGAGTCCAGGGACAATTCAACAATGTCATTCATCCAGGTGagcagaaaaaagaaaaaaaagcagaaggcCTCCGCTCGGAGCCCAAAAGAAATCATGCTCATGTTGAAAGTTTCTTCTCATTTCCAGAGAGTCATGTCAGCGCAGAATAGACGCATTGACCAGCTGTCGGACAAGATCAGGCAGCAACAAGACAAACTTGACAAGCAGAGTTTATACCTGCAGATGCTACAGAACAAAGTGAGTGTCTGCAAATGCCCGGTGCTGAAACACAACGGGGCGCTCTCGTTCATTTCCGCTGACGGACTGTATCATAATTCCAGGTTGCGCATCGGGCAGTAAAATTCCTCAGGCGCAGGGATGAGGAGATGATACTGAGGGGAGACGCGGCGTCCACTGATGACAAAACAGGTAATTGCTACCAGGCTGAAAAAGTCTATTTACTACCATACAAACCAATTTCGGCATACTTTACTTCGCCCTATGCAATCGGACAAAAACAACCTAACTTTGAACTTTGACAGTTGTGGTTAAAGGTTGTCATGACCAGCGGTTTTAAAGCACcacctttttaaaagaaaagtaaaCCTTTGCTCCTAAAAGTACAAAGTCTGATTTGTTGGAAGGTCTGTTTGCAGACGGTCCAAAGTTCGGGAAAATCAGGGCCTTCCGCTCAACAGTCTTATCTTTCTTTCTACTTAGCAccaaatttggagaaaatagtAACAGCTGAAGAGTTTTGCAACCAACTGACGTGTCTGTTGTGTTTGTTCAGGTTTGGCTCGAGACTGCCACGATCTGTTTGTTCAAGGACAACGAGAAAGTGGCATCTACACAATCCATGCACAGAACTTGCCGCCATTCCAGGTCTATTGTGATATGAACTTAGGTGAGTCCAAAACCAGAAATCTCTCTTGATCTTGATTGCTAACTTTCAACCTGAGAACTCAAATTGTCTTAATCTTCACAGAAGGTGGATGGACTGTCATCCAGAGAAGAACTGACGGCTCCCAAAACTTTAATCAGAATTGGGAAGGCTACAAAAAAGGCTTTGGCAGTCTGAATGGTAAGACCACACCCAACAAGTATATGTGAAATCATTCACACATGACCGAACACCATTAAGAGAAATACTAACTGTTTCCTTCCCCCTCAGGTGAATTTTGGCTCGGCTTAGAGAACATTCACATCATTTCCACACAAGGCCAGTACCTGCTGCAGGTTGAGGTCACCGATTGGGCAGGACAAACTCAATCAACACGCTATCGTGTAAATCTTGATGGTGAGGAGAAAAACTACGCTCTCCACATCGTGGAGGATTCTTCTTCAGGAGTGGAAGGGGAAAGCTTTCTGTTAGGAACCTCAGGTCTTCCATTTTCCACTGCCGACCGAGACAATGATCTAAATGCGGACGTCAACTGTTCTGAGGTTCACTCAGGTAAGATTTTCAGTTAACATGTTGACTCCACATACGATAGATTGACAGCCTGAATTTCTAACTGTGTATTATGTATTATaggaggctggtggttcaacaGCTGCGGCTCCTCAAATCTGAACGGAAAATACCCCAAAAGGTCCAACCCGCTGAGGTGGCAACCCAAGAAGATGTTTTGGACCAATTCAAAGGGACAAAGACAATCTTTGAGAAAAACTCTTATGAAGCTTGCCCCCATTTCAATAAACCAATAGTAGTCTTACGTAAAATGCAGCAAGGGACAAAAGAAAGCTGGAAAACAACTAAAGACTGAacctaagaaagaaaaaaaaaagcacatttctctttttttttgttattgcacTGAATCATTTCTATGCTATGCTGTAAGATTCCTCTTTGTCACATTGACAGTTGTATTCCCTTTGTAAGggcttaaaaaacacaaacgtatAAGCTATTTGTTTTTCTATCCAATATTCTTTGTTTCACATATATTTCAAAGGATTGAATAAAAATCATGCTTTTTTTCTAAAGCTTTGTGTATTATATAGTTGTACTAAAATATTATACCCTGTTCTGATCACTGGTCTATCACAAGTACGCAAAGAGAAGTATTAATACTTCAATTAGCCTCTACACAAGGAGTGGTCTTGTTCCTTATAAATGCTCTTtatctgtcaattttttcttGCTTATCTTGTTCAGACAGCAACACAGAGAGTGAAGACAGACTGTATGCAAAGAGTTCTGTCATGGTGCCTtgcactcttttttttccttgtgcAAATGTTTGATTTGCTTGTAATGCTTTATTGCTGTACAAACATCTCTCTGTGGATAGTGTTAAGAGTGTTATTTTTGTAAGATTATAACACATGGGGATTTTCTATAGAAATGCATAAATGTCTACACTGTAAGGGAGCTATGTTAACTTCATTTGTGGAACTTTGCCAAataaatttgaaaagaaaaacatggcgGCTGGGAGTAGAGTTTGGCATTTGTTCACTGCATAGCAAAACGTTGAAGTGCATCCTTATATTAGGGTCGTTTGACGGAGTTCtcagtgaaatgttttttttatatatattttagtttaaCCTTACATGTGTAAGTAATAAGGTGATGTGACTGGATAGgcttgaaaaatgtcatttatcttTATATGAGTTTATATTTGAAGATTCCCACTGTTTCAAGACACTCCCAGTCATTCAAATGTATTTGCTTTCAGCTAAAATACgagcaaaaaaaactttttaataacTGAGAAATaaggaataaaacaaaacagaaaaaaatatgttgtatcTTTTATCATATTGGTTTACCaccacaatgaaaaataaatagtaaGTTCACCATTTGCAAATCAATTACATTTTACGAAATGTTACTGCACTTAAAGTAAGAAAGGACCAAACCAagtttctttttgtaaaataatgtgtgTTCGAAAAGAGGAacatatcagttttttttatcaaatcaatAAATAGCATGAAATTCCTTAAAACTTCCCAGGAAAAATTGTTAAAGCCAGAGGAAAGCTGACTTTGATTTGCTATTTTTGCCCttcataaaaacaagaaaatgcaataggaaaataaaaacagcacCTCGATCTGATGAATTAAACTCCACATCAGTGTTATCAGAGGTTCTCCTGGAGGAAGTGCAAAAGCGTAATTGCATAATGTTCTGCAGACTTTGAACACTTGATGTTATGGCGTTCGTTGGGATAAACCTAAAGACAAGGAACcataatatttaaacaaaagctGGATTGCAAAAGTCTTCACTTCTTACCCCGTCAAGACATTTTGGGACCGCATCGTTCACATAACTATCTTATCATGAAAAGAACAGCTAGAGTTAATCACTAATGCGTAGCTGTGTCTGTCACTGATGTTTTAAATACTATTTCACTCTGTAATGTTTGTTCAGTTAACAGAAGGAAATGAACACACATTCATTGATAATGATTCTTATAATGACAAACCTCATTGAGGAAATGCTTTTACCTGAAGGTTGTATGGTTTCCCTATGCGTATGAGTTGGGATACAAGAAAGTTGGTATGGAAAAAATGGACATTCTTGTCAAGAAATCCATGCAGGATCAGAAGTCTGTTTGGTCTGTGGGGTGTCACAGCGAAAGGGTTTGAGATTCTATGCAGTGGTCaatgtacatacacataaacaATCTCTAGATATCCTAGTTAGTATAACGGTATAACCTCTAGAAATCCTATTTAAtctacaacaaaaaacatgggtctgttttaaatcattttgttgGGAACTAGAAAACAACATATACTATAGGTTactaaatgtgatttaaaattcGGATAATTGTGACTATTGAAAAATTATTTCATAAATGTGATGAAACCTATCATCAATGTTGTTTCTGACTAAAATCTTACCCTTCTTTACAAAAGAAATTATTTCATTAGCaaatttgcagattttttttaacaaataatttATAGTGCTGTTAAAAATTACTTTAAGCCAAGATGACAAAAGATGAGATGTAGAAGAAATCCAGtatttttgacatgttttgTACTACTATCCTAATTCGGCATTGTGAACCAAAGTTGCTGAATTTGGAAATGAAGAGACTTACTCATTAGGGAACTTGTTGACATTAAGTGCAACAGAGCAAGCGTCGTAACCTTCCTGGTTGTTTTCAGGGGTATCCAAGTACCGCTCAGTAAAAGCAGTGTCATAGGCCGTCCACAATGTCACTGGTGCCCCTGCAACAGCAACCTAGACAAACCAGATGCCTTTCAAGAATTTATGTTGAGTCTAAAACATCTATTTGTTTTACCTTGAAAATGTCAGGTCTGTGAATAAGAGCCATGAGAGAAACAAAGCCTCCGTATGACCAACCATGGATGGCAACGCGATTCAAGTCCACAAACTTGTATTGGTCTGCTATATAGTGCAAACCTTCCACTTGGTCTTCAACCTCCACTTGACCCTGTTAAACAAATACAGGGTATAGAATATAAAGGATGAACACCTGTAACAAATTCTAcataaaaggaagaaaatacaaTTGAGAGGCTATGCCTTCTGATGAATTCACaattaaataccatatttttcttcaaagcTCCTTGAAACTTGAGTCCTCGCTGGCAGGAACCCCGACCGTCAATGACAAGCACAACGTAACCACGAGACGCCAACTTGGTCAGAAGGTGATATTTTATGCCTTGATATGAGTTATTCACCAACTGGACctgataaagaatatatatagtatatataaatatatccctAAAGTAGGTCCTCAATACAAAATTGTTTTGTTCATCTAAAATTGTTTTATATACATATCTTaagtgcatttattttaaattccacTCCCAATTgtcagtatatatatttttttccctttcaacaGAGTTGATGGTATCTAGCGTCCCCTAGTGACTAGCCTTCAATGCATTTAgagcaggggttgggaacctttttgacagagagagccataaacaattcatattttcgaACGTTATTTCTTGAGaaccattctcagaattgaaaagtaaaaatatatgaaaagtgtgtttttttttcttatttcaccacctttaaagtacaaaaagtcggaattattttgagaacattgttatgctgttggtAATAAATCAGTCTCAATGATATTGCTCGCATGCAgtacaaaattatgattaaagtggtcGTAGAGGTAGTGTCAATTCCACAGTGTCGACatgacgctcctattggtgtgtttgggactcagctctctcaccattGATTTCCATATCTGACCttacaggttagtggagagccatatgcgcctatggaaagagccacatatggctcccgagtcaTAGGTTCCCTGATCTAGAGTAGTAATTGTTTACAGTTAGGGTGAGGATTCGAAACCTTGGGATTGCCGTTGGCAAAGACGACAGTGGGATGTTTCCTCCCTTGGACCAAACTGTGAGGTTTGTACAAGAGTCCATAAAGCTGAAAGCCAGACTTCCCCATGAAGCTAAAGATTTCAGGATGCGTGGGATCAGGTGAATAACCTGAAAGTGAATATATACATCTGATAATCCATTACgaagaagaataaaaagaaccaaaacaaagacatgttttttttgttattcctACAATTTTCCTAATTATTTCATAATATATGCTatcgtcattcattcatttttcgtagcacttattctcacaaccgtcacgggggtgctggagtctatcccagtcaagtatgggcaccaggcgggggagaccctgaattggtggccagccaatcgcagggcgcaaggagacagacaatcattcacgctcaccaGTAGGCTTCATCAGATTTCCCCAGAACTCCGGCTTTTTGCGCAGTGGGTCGCCATATGTGTTGTTCAGCTTGTAGATGCTCACACGAGGGATGCTGGTCAGGCTGCTGTAGCGGCTCACAAACATGTCAAATGTCTGCGCATATGAACAAACACAGGGGGTTTCAGCACATTGGAGATCTTCCAACACCATTGCACATTTGATCAAATAACTGGATCTGCATGTCTATACAGAAAACTGCCTCAGCAGCAAAGATATGCATTTGCTTGTTGTGTTGTATTGtgttatttgtttgtgttatgtATACGTACAGGGCTCACAGTGCAGCTGTGAGAAAAACCAGGTTTAGTAAGACGCATGATTCCTCCAGGTGAATCGTAGTTCACAACATACAAGTGATGTTCCAAGGGGGAGTCTTTTGTTCCGTGGAAGTACACCAGCTTTTCTGTCTCATCTATCCAAATATGAGGTCTGGAAAGCCGCTGCATCAAACACAACAAACCCAAGATTTGAAAATGGAAGGGAAATCTTCATTATGTTTgactgtaaaaaaacatttcttgcaAAGATCTACACATTAAATATAAATCTTTTTCATATGATTTAGAGTACATTTTTGATAtgcaaaaaaccaaaaaaaactatttgcagGTATATGTTGGTCCAGTTAAACCACCCTAACGATTAAAGATTACAGTGCAGAGTACACTTTGGCTTCATAAACTTGTTATATTCAGCCTTTTTTTACTGGGATTGTCAttaatgatataaaaaaaactaaacaaaaacaaaaaaaactgttttcaagacccccccccccccctttggaGAGTACAGTGAGTGAGAAACACATCTAAGAAAGCAATTTTCCATCCATTCTTGACTGACACGCATAAACACTAACCATTGTCATTATTATCAATACAACCTTTTTGATTGAGAAACCTAGTGATCCTATGAATCTGTTTTTCTGAATCTGTTATTTTGAGCAGggttatttctgtgtttttcttgAATCCTTGACTCAACATACAGGTGCAAGAGAGACACAGTCAATTAAGTTAGGAGGAACAACCCTTACCGCATGATTGGTCAACACTTCCCATTTCCCACTCGTCAGTGCCACCTTCTGCTTGATTGGACATTTGAAATGATCTGCGGTTGATAGAAAATAGCACAAAAGGAAATATTAAATAAGGAATTTTAGGATTAGATACTGTCGACTTAGCACAACAGTACCTTGAGAGTATGTGTAACCACTGGCCCAACTGTAACAGCCACGCTCCAATAATGTTGTGATTTTGTAGAGATGGCAGAAACCTGTTTCAGACTCATTTGCAGTGATGAATGTAATCTCGTTGTCACTGCTTTGGCTGAATGGGTAGAAAATATTGTGGACCTATATGAAACAAATTGCAGTTCGTCATAAGtccatatatgcatatgtaatAGGGGTCTGTGTACATACATTGATCCATATGTCGTTGAAAACTTGGTAAATGATGAGCGGGTGAGTTGTGTTCTCAACAGCCAGAAGACTCCTCAGTCTAGTAGTCACGTCCTGGTCCACGGGAATGAAGAGTGACAAAGGGAATAGGACCAATTGGAGATGCTGCTGCCGTCGGTTCATCAAAGCTGCCCATACACTATCAAGTGATAAAGAGTCATTATCTGAACTTCAGTAATCAAGgaatttaatacaaaataacagTGCTTACTGGAACAGAACTTACTATCGACCATCTTTAGTCCATCCAGCTTGGGTGATGTATTCAACCATGGGGAACAAGCTTGTGAAGGGCAAAAGTAACTCTTTATCTTGTGTGCTGACAATCTAGAGGTGGGCAAATAtggaagtgattaaaaaaaatgatgcaaacaaaACCTGTGCACTCTTAAAAACAAGTGTAAACTTACATTGCCAAGACTATTTATCTTGATTTCAACTAATTTTAGAGTAACAGCTGGATTCTTGCGGCCTGAAAATAAGCATGGTTACATACCGGCATACTGTATCTTGTGACAGAATTAACCACAAATTAAGACTTGTTTAGGTCATAAGAATCAGTGTTTGTAATATCTATAATCTATGGATCAATTATGCCAAaattaaaatctcaaaataatgAAGATTCATAGTGGGGTTCAAGAAAGTTATGTTTATTGAATTGATAATTTTAAGTTGTTATGTTATGTGTTTACATgcatgtgtttgtatgtttttcttaCCTATGCACTTGTCCTTGAATAACAATagaattttttgtgtgttattctttttaatggTGTAATAAATGTGTTTCTGATATGTTTTCTCTTTCTATGTGTTTCTCTTAAAtactacatactatatatatttgtaaatccTTGTAGATTTTAATGTGTTTAGTTGGTAGTATCAGGAACTTTGAACAGGATTAAAGCTTttacatgtataaatgtgtctcaatttatgaaaaatacatgttaGAAAACCACTTCtgcaaccaattcattttgtaagtatatAGAAGTATACCACTGTACATGCAATGCACAAAATCTATTATAAAAAGTGGTAGTGCCCTCTTGTGAGGGAACATTAACTTACAGCTTCTTAAAACCAATGAATGGAAACACAATTTCTAATGGGATACAAGAAAATAAAGCCAAAAGTGACTAAGCAGTACCTGCACGTGGGTATCGGTAAACATCACTGGTACTTTCTTCCTGAGCTGGAGATGGCACGTGGATGATGTCAACTTC contains:
- the LOC144197188 gene encoding angiopoietin-related protein 4-like; translated protein: MKTLQIVVLAPALLLNLTAGFAVNRGDQIASWDEVNVVAHGLLQLGQGLKEHVDKTKAQMRDVNGRLKAFNATIAALEKKQREQDEALKARREEESDDIHSRINTLQEKVDEVLTGTPRVESRDNSTMSFIQRVMSAQNRRIDQLSDKIRQQQDKLDKQSLYLQMLQNKVAHRAVKFLRRRDEEMILRGDAASTDDKTGLARDCHDLFVQGQRESGIYTIHAQNLPPFQVYCDMNLEGGWTVIQRRTDGSQNFNQNWEGYKKGFGSLNGEFWLGLENIHIISTQGQYLLQVEVTDWAGQTQSTRYRVNLDGEEKNYALHIVEDSSSGVEGESFLLGTSGLPFSTADRDNDLNADVNCSEVHSGGWWFNSCGSSNLNGKYPKRSNPLRWQPKKMFWTNSKGQRQSLRKTLMKLAPISINQ
- the LOC144196644 gene encoding dipeptidyl peptidase 9-like translates to MKQDPDKFSQWTHQYRNQNWFRAIERFMHIVKRLKTEDKKEGNRGSINEVLSTIPVFDELSDSIEVVEMEDVISNNFRVQKHTWAGLQKIIHDTPKKTGFLINMPQEPHDFQFVQDSSRSPRLYYLGMQYPYRENYLFYSGIPGNIQKEPLLILPSKHLLDPFQAKSHIFSRKKELLSEKMYLDVSGITSYLCHQTTGLVLFQANRKLYYCNDNSDNDFKQIPITPHEIRTQCTGAHTDAKICPTESNLISFVHKNDIWLTNIETSEEKRLTFSHQGTGKPNEDCKTAGVAPIVTQKEFHRFTGHWWCPAAQNESEGGKTLMIFYEEVDESEVDIIHVPSPAQEESTSDVYRYPRAGRKNPAVTLKLVEIKINSLGNIVSTQDKELLLPFTSLFPMVEYITQAGWTKDGRYVWAALMNRRQQHLQLVLFPLSLFIPVDQDVTTRLRSLLAVENTTHPLIIYQVFNDIWINVHNIFYPFSQSSDNEITFITANESETGFCHLYKITTLLERGCYSWASGYTYSQDHFKCPIKQKVALTSGKWEVLTNHGPHIWIDETEKLVYFHGTKDSPLEHHLYVVNYDSPGGIMRLTKPGFSHSCTVSPTFDMFVSRYSSLTSIPRVSIYKLNNTYGDPLRKKPEFWGNLMKPTGYSPDPTHPEIFSFMGKSGFQLYGLLYKPHSLVQGRKHPTVVFANGNPKVQLVNNSYQGIKYHLLTKLASRGYVVLVIDGRGSCQRGLKFQGALKKNMGQVEVEDQVEGLHYIADQYKFVDLNRVAIHGWSYGGFVSLMALIHRPDIFKVAVAGAPVTLWTAYDTAFTERYLDTPENNQEGYDACSVALNVNKFPNEPNRLLILHGFLDKNVHFFHTNFLVSQLIRIGKPYNLQVYPNERHNIKCSKSAEHYAITLLHFLQENL